From a region of the Methanofastidiosum sp. genome:
- the dnaG gene encoding DNA primase DnaG codes for MSDKDFIEDIVSKKSEDYFKDIKEEVGTTKYIIKAQITASGIVERPDVVGAIFGQTEGLLSDDLDLRELQKTGRIGRIRVNINSKNGKSTGEIIVPSSLDKVETAILAASLETIDRVGPCNARIDVTTIEDVRKSKRNYVIDRAKIILTTMVDEITPESSELTDEVKESVRMGEIKSFGEDQLPAGPNVDESDAIIVVEGRADVLNLLKYGIKNTIAVEGTSVSKTIGVISHEKTVTAFVDGDRGGELILRELFQIAEIDYIARAPMGKEVEDLTKKEIIKALRNKIPAEQWIVENLDKPRSENHKPQVKSEEREPHQKNHHHEPQKPVEPVQPKKPYSDLDRFGEIIEKLPGTLDAYLLDADGKVKHKVSVRDLVDAMRYTEDYEAVVFDGVVTQRLVDIAGEKGVKFLVGVKTGNITKKPVNLKVLSFKEQGGEMESAGV; via the coding sequence ATGAGCGATAAAGATTTTATTGAGGATATTGTATCGAAGAAAAGTGAGGATTATTTTAAGGATATAAAAGAGGAAGTTGGTACAACTAAATACATCATCAAAGCACAAATTACAGCTAGCGGTATCGTTGAAAGACCTGATGTCGTAGGGGCTATATTCGGCCAGACCGAAGGCCTGTTAAGTGATGATCTAGATTTAAGGGAGTTACAGAAGACTGGAAGGATAGGAAGGATCAGGGTCAACATTAACTCAAAAAATGGGAAAAGCACTGGGGAAATCATAGTCCCGTCAAGCCTTGATAAGGTTGAGACAGCTATACTTGCCGCATCCCTTGAGACAATCGATAGGGTCGGACCGTGTAACGCTAGGATAGATGTAACAACAATAGAAGACGTTAGAAAATCAAAGAGGAATTACGTAATCGACAGGGCCAAAATAATACTTACAACAATGGTTGATGAGATAACCCCAGAAAGCTCTGAGCTTACAGATGAGGTAAAAGAATCTGTTCGGATGGGGGAGATTAAATCCTTTGGAGAAGACCAACTCCCGGCAGGACCTAACGTTGACGAAAGCGATGCAATCATCGTCGTCGAGGGAAGGGCGGATGTTTTAAATTTATTGAAGTATGGAATTAAGAATACCATAGCCGTTGAAGGAACAAGTGTATCAAAGACAATAGGTGTAATCTCTCATGAAAAGACAGTTACCGCATTTGTTGATGGAGATAGGGGGGGCGAGCTAATTCTAAGGGAGCTTTTCCAGATAGCAGAGATAGACTATATTGCAAGGGCCCCAATGGGAAAGGAAGTAGAGGACCTTACAAAAAAAGAAATAATTAAAGCCTTAAGAAACAAGATACCCGCAGAGCAGTGGATTGTTGAGAATCTAGATAAACCAAGATCAGAGAATCATAAACCACAAGTAAAATCTGAAGAAAGAGAGCCACATCAAAAGAACCACCACCACGAGCCACAAAAGCCAGTAGAGCCGGTACAACCAAAAAAGCCATATTCTGATCTGGACCGATTTGGCGAGATAATTGAAAAATTACCCGGAACACTTGATGCATACCTTTTAGATGCAGACGGCAAGGTAAAACATAAAGTTTCTGTAAGAGATTTAGTTGACGCAATGAGATACACCGAGGACTATGAAGCTGTAGTATTTGACGGCGTTGTAACACAGAGACTTGTCGACATTGCAGGCGAGAAAGGCGTCAAATTCCTTGTTGGTGTAAAAACTGGAAACATAACAAAGAAACCTGTAAACTTAAAGGTACTTTCCTTTAAGGAGCAGGGCGGCGAAATGGAAAGTGCAGGTGTATAA
- a CDS encoding KEOPS complex subunit Pcc1 has protein sequence MQVYKIKVKLSFFFNSEKTAEAYYNGIYVDNKPFKGTSISTRIYKETLEVESESESIGTLKNTVDDIIACVEAIRKTLVL, from the coding sequence GTGCAGGTGTATAAAATTAAAGTAAAACTTTCCTTTTTTTTCAACAGTGAAAAAACAGCCGAGGCTTATTACAACGGAATTTACGTTGATAACAAACCTTTTAAAGGAACTTCCATCTCTACTAGAATATATAAAGAGACCTTAGAAGTAGAATCTGAGTCTGAATCTATAGGGACTCTTAAAAATACTGTAGATGATATTATCGCATGTGTTGAGGCAATAAGGAAAACATTAGTATTATAG
- a CDS encoding 30S ribosomal protein S3ae: MLLARKRVAGKDPWKAKAWYTIYAPDMFEKKEIGETISDKPEKVLGRKIETNMKELTGDMKKSHIKLIFRVKEVTGENAYTEFFRQELSRSYLRSQIRRRNSKVDSIFNIKTKDGYNLRASTSAILTTRILTSQKKAIRDIINQELTSISTNNDFAQFLDEVTSGKMSSEIYKKARKIYPLKRVEVTKIKLVDKPKVKEAA; the protein is encoded by the coding sequence ATTTTATTGGCTAGAAAAAGAGTAGCAGGAAAAGACCCATGGAAAGCAAAAGCATGGTATACTATTTACGCTCCAGATATGTTTGAGAAGAAGGAGATTGGTGAGACGATATCCGACAAACCTGAGAAGGTTTTAGGTAGAAAGATTGAGACAAATATGAAGGAGCTTACAGGTGACATGAAGAAGAGTCACATAAAGCTAATCTTTAGAGTAAAAGAGGTCACAGGCGAAAACGCCTATACCGAATTCTTTAGACAGGAACTTTCAAGATCATACCTTAGAAGTCAGATAAGAAGAAGAAATTCAAAAGTTGACTCAATTTTCAACATAAAGACAAAGGACGGATACAACCTAAGGGCATCCACTTCAGCAATACTTACCACAAGGATACTTACATCCCAGAAGAAGGCTATAAGGGATATAATCAACCAGGAGCTCACATCAATTAGCACAAACAACGACTTTGCACAGTTCTTGGATGAAGTCACAAGCGGCAAGATGTCAAGTGAGATTTATAAAAAGGCTAGGAAGATCTACCCACTAAAGAGAGTAGAAGTCACAAAGATAAAGCTCGTTGACAAGCCAAAAGTAAAAGAGGCTGCATAA
- a CDS encoding phosphoribosyltransferase family protein, protein MEEFTFHSIFYSLKEIKIPFNFDIIVGIARGGIIPSSILSFIYEKELFLMWLNLYGEGMPPERVYEKPKLMRPFDYDFRGKRILLVDDLSRSGETIEFAKGILLKKGASEIKSLVLVGKGDYSLEEFKGCVKFPWKL, encoded by the coding sequence GTGGAAGAATTTACTTTCCATAGTATTTTCTATTCTTTAAAGGAAATAAAAATCCCATTTAATTTTGATATCATCGTGGGAATAGCAAGGGGCGGGATAATCCCCTCTTCAATTTTATCATTTATTTATGAGAAAGAGCTTTTCTTGATGTGGTTAAATCTTTATGGCGAAGGCATGCCGCCGGAAAGGGTCTACGAAAAGCCAAAGCTCATGCGGCCTTTTGATTACGATTTTAGAGGTAAGAGAATACTGCTTGTAGACGACCTATCAAGAAGTGGAGAGACAATCGAATTTGCAAAAGGCATCCTCTTAAAGAAAGGCGCCTCTGAGATAAAGTCACTTGTTTTAGTTGGAAAGGGTGATTACTCACTTGAAGAGTTTAAGGGATGCGTCAAATTTCCCTGGAAACTTTAA
- a CDS encoding DUF434 domain-containing protein, with amino-acid sequence MDRSPFDKAKYDLYLLLNRGYPKLYALRFVGDHYGLKNQERYTLSRTVFPKDYILETKRKKTSLKEIKGKEIFVDGYNVIITTESVLMDKAFVSMDGVLRDTRNVSKKHRITNETLESVDLVLNLLKKNRPGYAQFYLDKMISKSGKLSEIIRQGIEERGLKGDSETILSVDHVLKNKDGIIATNDSAIIIEVKKFIDLPSKIKVSREI; translated from the coding sequence ATGGACAGATCCCCTTTTGATAAGGCTAAATATGACCTATACCTTCTCCTGAATAGAGGCTATCCAAAACTCTATGCCCTGAGATTTGTAGGTGACCACTATGGCCTTAAAAATCAAGAAAGGTATACCCTATCAAGAACGGTTTTTCCTAAAGATTACATTCTAGAAACAAAAAGAAAGAAAACATCGCTAAAGGAGATTAAAGGTAAAGAGATTTTTGTTGATGGCTATAATGTCATAATAACAACTGAATCTGTTCTCATGGATAAGGCCTTTGTTTCGATGGATGGGGTTTTACGGGACACAAGGAATGTGTCAAAAAAGCACAGGATAACAAATGAGACTTTAGAATCAGTTGACCTCGTGCTTAATCTATTAAAAAAAAATCGGCCAGGCTATGCCCAATTCTATCTTGACAAGATGATAAGTAAAAGTGGAAAGCTTTCAGAGATTATAAGACAAGGGATAGAAGAAAGAGGGCTAAAAGGTGATTCAGAGACTATTCTAAGCGTCGATCATGTCTTGAAAAATAAGGATGGGATAATAGCTACAAATGACTCGGCCATAATAATTGAAGTAAAAAAATTTATTGACCTGCCATCAAAGATTAAAGTTTCCAGGGAAATTTGA
- a CDS encoding MarR family transcriptional regulator, protein MEKTIRSKTFEIFGKIFFLSNRLEYLGDNELRKDGLTTKQWQLIAVTGKYFTYPPSVSEVAEVLSTTHQNIKQIALKLQEKGFILIEKDEKDRRVLRLRLTEKNRKYWESKSDEDVAFISSLFSALADQELQELYILLNKLEENIDLRYNEINKNFRSI, encoded by the coding sequence ATGGAAAAAACAATTAGATCTAAAACATTCGAAATATTTGGTAAGATATTTTTCTTAAGCAATAGACTGGAATATCTTGGAGACAACGAGCTAAGAAAAGATGGCCTTACAACAAAGCAGTGGCAGCTAATTGCAGTCACAGGAAAATATTTTACCTACCCTCCTTCGGTGAGTGAGGTGGCAGAGGTCCTAAGCACAACACACCAGAATATCAAGCAGATTGCCCTGAAGCTTCAAGAGAAGGGATTTATTTTAATTGAGAAGGATGAAAAGGATAGAAGAGTTTTGAGACTAAGATTAACAGAGAAGAATAGAAAGTATTGGGAGTCAAAATCAGATGAGGATGTTGCATTCATAAGTTCACTTTTTAGCGCATTGGCAGATCAAGAGCTTCAAGAATTATATATTCTGCTAAACAAGCTGGAAGAAAATATTGATCTGAGATATAATGAAATCAATAAGAACTTTAGGTCCATATAA
- a CDS encoding tetratricopeptide repeat protein has product MKNTPMPQEIKENYEEIFNLLDDLKIKKAQTKINKLLKTNKNDPFLHWLKGYVFLYAGTDNFEDAINSFNRAIEIDPDNAFAWEFKAIALRSIGRYEEAIECYDKSMELDPLDYSAIYNKALLLERLGKIEEALDFYSLATKIDPSNFLAWDSMANLLESLERFDEAEVCRGKIEKDYSSRIVEKEPLTPDEWVHKGETLEKLGKYLWANQCYDMALKIDQNHKAASDLKYMLLEKHRLDVGVKKGVQRAIPTAHKFEV; this is encoded by the coding sequence ATGAAAAACACCCCCATGCCCCAGGAAATAAAGGAAAATTATGAAGAGATCTTTAACCTGCTTGATGATCTAAAGATCAAAAAGGCCCAGACTAAGATAAACAAGCTGCTCAAGACAAATAAGAATGACCCATTTCTTCACTGGCTAAAGGGGTATGTGTTTCTCTACGCAGGTACTGATAATTTTGAGGATGCAATCAACTCCTTTAACAGGGCAATTGAGATTGACCCAGATAATGCATTTGCCTGGGAATTTAAGGCCATTGCTTTGAGGTCTATTGGGAGGTATGAAGAGGCTATTGAGTGCTATGATAAATCAATGGAACTTGACCCTCTTGACTATTCGGCTATTTACAACAAGGCCCTTCTTCTTGAAAGGCTTGGGAAGATTGAAGAAGCTCTTGACTTCTATTCTCTTGCAACTAAGATTGACCCATCAAATTTCTTGGCCTGGGACAGTATGGCAAATCTTTTGGAGTCACTTGAAAGATTCGATGAGGCCGAGGTATGTAGGGGCAAAATAGAAAAGGATTATTCTTCAAGGATTGTTGAAAAGGAACCTCTCACACCCGATGAATGGGTGCATAAGGGGGAGACCCTTGAAAAACTTGGGAAATACTTGTGGGCAAATCAATGCTATGATATGGCCTTAAAGATAGATCAAAATCACAAGGCGGCAAGTGACCTAAAATATATGCTTCTAGAAAAGCATAGACTTGATGTAGGGGTAAAGAAAGGCGTTCAAAGGGCAATTCCAACTGCACATAAGTTTGAAGTATAG
- a CDS encoding YkvA family protein, whose amino-acid sequence MEWYYTVLIAILVILLIALILLYIFRERIFNWAMATILGVYIASPLDLLPDFIPLAGWGDDLAAFVLMVGFIVRGVKMMYNKKKDKDTQVKQIKGE is encoded by the coding sequence ATGGAATGGTACTATACAGTCCTTATTGCCATCCTAGTAATTTTATTAATAGCCCTTATTTTATTGTATATATTTAGAGAGAGGATCTTCAACTGGGCCATGGCGACAATCCTCGGGGTGTATATCGCCTCCCCACTTGACCTGCTCCCTGATTTTATACCCCTTGCCGGATGGGGCGATGACCTTGCAGCTTTTGTCCTTATGGTCGGATTTATTGTGCGGGGTGTAAAAATGATGTACAATAAAAAGAAGGATAAGGATACTCAAGTTAAACAGATTAAGGGAGAATAG
- a CDS encoding tetratricopeptide repeat protein, whose translation MQNIKRLFVILVLFGVLVSPGCLGGTKSADAYYSAGMTLFNQGKYNEAITMFDSAISVNPDFKEAWVYKGVSLDQLQRYSEAITCYDKAIALDPNDTLPWYNKGIIFGGQGQYLDAIACFDRVIAIDPKDAEAWYNKGVALELLGRNAEAKICYDEAKRLNPSLT comes from the coding sequence ATGCAAAACATAAAAAGATTGTTTGTAATATTGGTGCTGTTCGGCGTATTGGTGAGCCCCGGGTGTTTGGGTGGTACAAAATCAGCGGATGCATATTACAGCGCAGGAATGACACTTTTCAATCAGGGAAAGTACAATGAGGCCATAACAATGTTCGACTCTGCGATATCAGTAAATCCAGATTTCAAAGAAGCCTGGGTCTACAAAGGTGTCTCTCTTGATCAGCTCCAACGGTACAGCGAAGCAATAACATGCTATGACAAAGCCATTGCTCTGGACCCAAATGATACGCTCCCCTGGTACAACAAAGGTATTATATTTGGGGGCCAAGGCCAATATCTAGATGCAATCGCTTGCTTTGACAGAGTTATCGCAATTGATCCAAAGGATGCGGAAGCTTGGTATAATAAAGGAGTTGCTCTGGAGCTTCTTGGCAGAAATGCAGAAGCAAAGATATGCTACGATGAGGCGAAACGATTGAATCCTTCTCTAACATAA
- a CDS encoding MBL fold metallo-hydrolase, producing MDIKILGGKNEIGGNKILLEHKGTRIFLDFGMSFGESGKYFSEFVQPRKCGCLSDFFEFGLLPELKGIYREDYLKHMGLPPEKKEVDAVLLSHAHADHAQYIHFLRKDIPIFCTRESKIILEALENTGASGFSDLVTYLESFAFYENRNGGLSRVDRKKEEFVFDREYNIMKPYEKYRIGSLEVEMLPVDHSLPGACGYIIYSDEGNLVYTGDIRFHGYVEEQSKEFVSRAKASSPRWMISEGTRINNDRIDSEEGVKKDISAAISDAKGLVLIEHPIRDLYRAKSIYDATRKNGRDFVVGLKLAYLINLMGELSPFSISDVKILVPRKKWGLITKEALEWGQVCQDYDKWERDFLDRDNAITFKDLNKNEDSFVLSMNLWSMNQLIDIRPKSALWIKSNCEPFNDDMELDEQRKQNWLNHFNITQVSAHASGHASGPEIRGMIKTIKPEELIPVHTEHPKLFKKN from the coding sequence ATGGATATTAAAATACTTGGCGGAAAGAATGAGATTGGCGGAAACAAAATCCTTCTAGAGCACAAGGGGACAAGAATCTTTTTAGACTTTGGGATGAGCTTTGGCGAGAGCGGGAAGTATTTTTCTGAGTTCGTGCAACCTAGAAAGTGCGGATGCCTTTCGGACTTCTTTGAGTTTGGACTTCTCCCAGAGCTAAAGGGCATTTACAGGGAGGACTACCTAAAGCACATGGGACTCCCACCTGAAAAGAAGGAAGTTGATGCGGTGCTACTAAGCCATGCGCATGCGGATCACGCCCAGTACATACATTTCTTGAGAAAGGACATACCGATCTTCTGCACAAGGGAATCAAAGATAATCCTTGAGGCGCTCGAAAATACCGGGGCATCGGGATTTTCTGACCTTGTTACTTACCTAGAGTCATTTGCATTTTATGAGAATAGGAACGGAGGCCTTAGCCGGGTTGATAGAAAAAAGGAAGAGTTTGTTTTTGATAGAGAGTATAATATAATGAAGCCATATGAAAAATACAGGATAGGATCCCTTGAAGTTGAGATGCTTCCAGTTGATCATTCACTCCCCGGTGCATGTGGTTACATAATTTACTCAGACGAGGGAAATTTGGTCTATACGGGGGATATAAGGTTCCACGGATATGTGGAAGAGCAAAGCAAGGAGTTTGTCTCAAGGGCAAAAGCTTCTAGCCCAAGATGGATGATTTCTGAAGGAACGAGAATCAATAACGACAGAATTGATAGTGAGGAAGGAGTTAAAAAAGATATATCTGCCGCAATCTCAGATGCCAAAGGCCTTGTGCTAATAGAACACCCCATAAGAGATCTATACCGTGCAAAGAGCATATATGATGCAACAAGAAAAAATGGGAGGGATTTTGTAGTTGGCTTAAAGCTTGCATACCTAATCAATTTGATGGGCGAGTTAAGCCCTTTTAGCATTAGTGATGTTAAGATTCTTGTTCCAAGAAAGAAGTGGGGGCTTATTACAAAGGAGGCTCTTGAATGGGGGCAAGTTTGTCAGGACTATGACAAGTGGGAGAGGGATTTCTTGGACAGGGATAACGCAATTACATTCAAAGATTTAAATAAAAACGAGGATAGTTTTGTCCTTTCTATGAATCTATGGTCGATGAATCAGCTGATTGATATCCGGCCAAAGAGTGCACTCTGGATAAAATCAAATTGTGAGCCATTTAACGATGACATGGAGCTTGATGAACAGAGAAAACAGAACTGGCTAAATCATTTCAATATAACTCAAGTTTCTGCGCACGCCTCTGGGCATGCTTCAG